The proteins below are encoded in one region of Enhydrobacter sp.:
- a CDS encoding hemolysin III family protein, with product MIEAASRLPTTAELVADGVVHALGVGLGLPAAIALVVLAAFDTTPADLAPIAIYAAGLVAMFGCSAAYNLLRGSRLRAWLQRLDHAAIFAMIGGTYTPFVVLRLEGIWCAALASAVWAIAGLGIAAKLLRPRWIEPVSTGLYLALGWIGLVAIGPFVHAMDITTLALLGAGGLLYTVGVIFHLWRALPFQNAIWHAFVLLGAGLHYGAVLTMVG from the coding sequence ATGATCGAAGCGGCTTCCCGTCTGCCGACCACCGCCGAACTCGTGGCCGACGGCGTGGTGCATGCCTTGGGCGTGGGCCTCGGCCTGCCGGCGGCGATCGCGCTGGTCGTGTTGGCGGCTTTCGACACGACGCCGGCCGACCTGGCGCCGATCGCGATCTATGCCGCTGGCCTCGTCGCCATGTTCGGCTGCTCCGCGGCCTACAATCTGCTGCGCGGGAGCCGGCTGCGCGCCTGGCTGCAGCGCCTGGACCATGCCGCGATCTTCGCCATGATCGGCGGCACTTACACCCCGTTCGTCGTGCTGCGGCTGGAAGGGATCTGGTGCGCCGCGCTCGCCAGCGCGGTGTGGGCGATCGCCGGGCTCGGCATCGCGGCGAAGCTGCTGCGGCCGCGCTGGATCGAGCCGGTCTCGACCGGCCTCTACCTGGCGCTGGGCTGGATCGGCCTCGTCGCGATCGGGCCGTTCGTGCACGCGATGGACATCACGACCCTTGCCCTGCTGGGCGCGGGCGGCCTCCTTTACACGGTCGGCGTGATCTTCCATCTCTGGCGCGCGCTGCCGTTCCAGAACGCGATCTGGCACGCCTTCGTGCTGCTCGGCGCCGGCCTGCACTACGGCGCCGTTCTCACCATGGTCGGCTGA
- a CDS encoding peptidoglycan DD-metalloendopeptidase family protein, with protein sequence MTGSSHSSGRHRVAIAPPPWPVHCFLLIMAAVCAVIALRPRPPVAAIEAPIAEAPVAEVPVSERVQVVPQIASYEPPSPPTSADFQLAVAVDEAVGRDVAAAGPDAAVDQDAVAARQATPPPALDEPYDMTVELQRGDTPADVLDEIGIADEDRAAAVVELDRLLKKQTLAAREPLRLSLRPSPDAGGAPILLSLQVRPQAEREYVVTRQDDGSYDGDVTVYEVQPRIVRVATHRVGSLLASGVRAGAPAEALHEFIRALSYDVDFERELKPNAPYALLLEEGVTTDGRVARRARLLAGELQLAKRKVMVVAFTPAHGSRQFYTPDGNSVVRAFLRTPMDASHISSRFGMRRHPILGYSRMHAGVDFAAPKGTPILAAGRGVVVQAGYYGGYGLYVELRHTATIATAYGHMSRLARGIRPGVHVRQGQVIGYVGSTGLATGPHLHYEFHRRGRPVNPLTQRASIRRHLTGRDMKRFSALVREYRVQLRKAPLIEAAARR encoded by the coding sequence ATGACGGGCAGTTCCCATTCGTCGGGCCGACATCGCGTCGCCATCGCGCCACCGCCATGGCCGGTCCATTGCTTCCTCCTGATCATGGCCGCGGTCTGCGCGGTGATCGCCCTGCGTCCGCGTCCGCCCGTTGCGGCCATCGAGGCGCCCATCGCCGAGGCCCCGGTCGCGGAGGTGCCGGTTTCCGAACGCGTGCAGGTCGTTCCCCAGATCGCGTCCTATGAACCGCCCTCGCCGCCGACCTCGGCCGACTTCCAGCTCGCGGTCGCAGTGGACGAAGCGGTGGGCCGGGATGTCGCCGCGGCGGGGCCGGACGCGGCGGTGGACCAGGATGCCGTTGCGGCGAGGCAGGCAACGCCGCCCCCGGCGCTCGACGAGCCATACGACATGACGGTGGAGCTCCAGCGCGGCGACACGCCGGCCGACGTGCTGGATGAGATCGGTATTGCCGACGAGGATCGCGCCGCCGCCGTGGTCGAGCTCGACCGGCTGCTGAAGAAGCAGACCCTCGCCGCCCGCGAGCCATTGCGGCTGTCACTGCGGCCCTCGCCCGATGCCGGCGGCGCGCCGATCCTACTGTCGCTGCAGGTGCGGCCGCAGGCCGAGCGCGAATATGTCGTCACCCGCCAGGACGACGGCTCCTACGACGGCGACGTCACGGTCTACGAGGTGCAGCCGCGCATCGTGCGCGTGGCGACCCACCGCGTCGGCTCGCTGTTGGCAAGCGGTGTGCGGGCCGGCGCGCCGGCTGAGGCCCTGCACGAGTTCATCCGGGCGCTGTCCTACGACGTCGACTTCGAGCGCGAGCTGAAGCCGAACGCGCCCTACGCCTTGTTGCTGGAGGAGGGCGTGACCACGGATGGCCGGGTGGCGCGCCGCGCGCGCCTCCTGGCGGGCGAGCTGCAGCTTGCGAAGCGGAAGGTGATGGTCGTCGCCTTCACGCCCGCCCATGGCTCGCGCCAGTTCTATACGCCCGACGGCAACAGCGTCGTGCGGGCCTTCCTGCGCACGCCGATGGACGCCTCCCATATCAGCTCGCGCTTCGGCATGCGCCGCCATCCCATCCTGGGCTACAGCCGCATGCACGCGGGCGTCGACTTCGCCGCGCCGAAGGGCACGCCAATCCTCGCCGCGGGTCGCGGCGTCGTCGTGCAGGCCGGCTACTATGGCGGCTACGGCCTCTACGTGGAGCTCAGGCACACTGCCACCATCGCCACCGCCTACGGGCACATGTCCCGGCTGGCCCGCGGCATCCGGCCCGGCGTGCATGTGCGGCAGGGCCAGGTGATCGGCTATGTCGGCTCCACCGGCCTCGCGACCGGCCCGCATCTGCACTACGAGTTCCATCGCCGCGGCCGGCCGGTCAATCCGCTGACCCAGCGCGCCTCGATCCGACGGCATCTGACGGGCCGCGACATGAAGCGCTTCTCGGCCCTCGTGCGCGAGTATCGCGTGCAGCTCCGCAAGGCCCCGCTCATTGAGGCCGCCGCCCGGCGCTGA
- a CDS encoding LLM class flavin-dependent oxidoreductase, which translates to MEFGMFHEFQQPPGATAAEAFRQSFAQVDAAERLGLDAMWLAELHFVPERSVLASPLILAAAIAQRTRRMRIGTAVQVLPLCHPLRLAEEVATVDQLCDGRLIFGVGRSGFAHTYATYGVDYGESRERFAETLLIVKRALSEERFSYQGKYFAYENVRLAPKPVQQPWPEIRVAAASPDTYEEVATLGHPIFVAARTGDLSELAPHVKRYRAAWARAGHAGGGAVYLRVPVYVAATEETAREEPRESIMHLLRHIGDRLAASATASGARAIENRAERGARMQSIDYEEVLRERMIVGTPAVVVERLQQVRDELGLDGILAELNPGSLIPHERVMMALRLLCEQVMPRFK; encoded by the coding sequence ATGGAATTCGGCATGTTCCATGAGTTCCAGCAACCGCCGGGCGCGACGGCGGCCGAGGCGTTCCGCCAGTCGTTCGCCCAGGTCGACGCCGCGGAGCGTCTGGGGCTCGACGCCATGTGGCTGGCCGAGTTGCATTTCGTCCCCGAGCGCTCGGTGCTCGCCTCGCCGCTGATCCTGGCCGCCGCCATCGCCCAGCGCACCAGGCGCATGAGGATCGGCACGGCCGTGCAGGTGCTGCCGCTCTGCCATCCGCTCAGGCTCGCCGAGGAGGTCGCGACCGTCGATCAGCTCTGCGACGGCCGGCTGATTTTCGGCGTCGGCCGCTCGGGCTTCGCCCACACCTACGCGACCTACGGCGTCGACTACGGCGAGAGCCGCGAGCGCTTCGCCGAGACGCTGCTGATCGTGAAGCGCGCCCTGAGCGAGGAGCGCTTTTCGTACCAGGGCAAGTACTTCGCCTACGAGAACGTGCGGCTGGCGCCGAAGCCGGTGCAGCAGCCATGGCCCGAGATCCGGGTCGCCGCCGCGAGCCCCGACACCTACGAGGAGGTGGCGACACTCGGCCATCCGATCTTCGTCGCCGCCCGCACCGGCGATCTCTCCGAGCTCGCGCCGCACGTGAAGCGCTACCGCGCCGCCTGGGCGAGGGCGGGCCATGCCGGAGGCGGCGCGGTCTATCTGCGCGTGCCGGTCTATGTCGCGGCGACGGAGGAGACCGCGCGCGAGGAGCCGCGCGAGAGCATCATGCACCTGCTGCGCCATATCGGCGACCGGCTGGCGGCGTCGGCGACGGCCTCGGGCGCGCGCGCCATCGAGAACCGCGCCGAACGCGGCGCGCGGATGCAGTCGATCGACTACGAGGAGGTGCTGCGCGAGCGCATGATCGTCGGCACGCCGGCCGTCGTCGTCGAGCGGCTGCAGCAGGTGCGCGACGAGCTCGGCCTCGACGGCATCCTGGCCGAGCTCAATCCGGGCAGCCTGATCCCGCACGAGCGGGTGATGATGGCGCTGCGGCTCCTGTGCGAGCAGGTGATGCCGCGCTTCAAATAG
- a CDS encoding GNAT family N-acetyltransferase yields MAPDATSTPPFDFRRVRGNDFDFCWGLYREALQPLSVGVFAWDDALQQRHVREALADEGASVLVSEGSDAGWLHVSETRFAIHLGHLYLRPEKRNQGLGTAFLTWMSDRARRKAKDFTLDVMKNNRARLLYERLGFRPVRSSARTITLRL; encoded by the coding sequence ATGGCCCCAGACGCGACGAGCACACCGCCCTTCGATTTCCGCCGGGTGCGCGGCAACGACTTCGATTTCTGCTGGGGCCTCTATCGCGAGGCGCTGCAACCGCTGAGCGTGGGCGTCTTCGCTTGGGACGATGCCCTCCAGCAGCGCCACGTCCGGGAAGCGCTCGCCGACGAGGGCGCTTCAGTGCTGGTGAGCGAGGGCAGCGACGCCGGCTGGCTGCATGTCAGCGAAACGCGCTTCGCCATCCATCTCGGCCACCTCTATCTGAGGCCGGAGAAGCGCAACCAGGGCCTTGGCACTGCCTTCCTGACCTGGATGAGCGATCGCGCCCGGCGCAAGGCCAAGGACTTCACGCTCGATGTGATGAAGAACAATCGCGCCCGCCTCCTCTACGAACGGCTGGGCTTCCGGCCGGTCCGAAGCTCCGCCCGCACAATCACCTTGCGGCTCTGA
- a CDS encoding NAD-dependent epimerase/dehydratase family protein, with protein MPAKKVLVAGATGLVGYAAMKHFARDEKCEVIALSRRRPDESFGARWLPLDLGDEAACAALAPYFAGVTHLVYAALHERPGLVAGWREDEQIRTNDRMLRNLFGVLERATSALRHVALLQGTKAYGVHVRPMLVPARENRSEMHEQPNFYWNQERYIRGRQQGQGWSWSILRPVLIVGDSVGSAMNVIPALGVYAAMARHAGKKTLDYPGGVGRVAQAVDADLLARCIAWSGEAAAARNEIFNVTNGDVFVWPNVWPAIAEALGFAGGNHVPLSLDRQIRPREAEWTEIRKTHGLRSGSLKEFVGLSFEYADYTMGHGRTEPGPPALVSTIKLMQAGFHDVIDTEAMFAKAFAEMQAKRLLPPR; from the coding sequence ATGCCCGCCAAGAAAGTCCTGGTCGCCGGCGCCACCGGCCTCGTCGGCTACGCCGCCATGAAGCACTTCGCGCGAGACGAGAAGTGCGAGGTGATCGCCCTGTCGCGCCGCAGGCCGGACGAGTCGTTCGGCGCACGCTGGCTGCCGCTCGACCTCGGCGACGAGGCCGCCTGTGCCGCGCTTGCCCCGTACTTTGCCGGCGTTACGCATCTCGTCTATGCCGCACTCCATGAACGGCCGGGGCTGGTGGCCGGCTGGCGTGAGGACGAGCAAATCCGGACCAACGACCGGATGCTGCGCAATCTCTTCGGTGTCCTCGAACGCGCAACATCCGCCTTGCGGCATGTCGCGCTGCTGCAGGGAACCAAGGCCTATGGCGTCCACGTGCGTCCCATGCTCGTGCCGGCGCGCGAGAACCGTTCGGAGATGCACGAGCAGCCGAACTTCTACTGGAACCAGGAGCGCTACATCCGCGGGCGCCAGCAGGGCCAGGGCTGGAGCTGGTCGATCCTGCGGCCCGTCCTGATCGTGGGCGATTCCGTCGGCAGCGCCATGAACGTCATCCCGGCCCTCGGGGTCTACGCCGCCATGGCGCGCCACGCAGGAAAGAAGACGCTCGACTATCCCGGCGGCGTGGGCCGCGTGGCTCAGGCCGTCGACGCCGATCTTCTGGCGCGCTGCATCGCCTGGTCAGGGGAAGCAGCGGCGGCGCGCAACGAGATCTTCAATGTCACCAACGGCGACGTCTTCGTCTGGCCGAATGTGTGGCCGGCGATCGCCGAGGCGCTGGGTTTCGCCGGCGGCAACCACGTGCCGCTGTCGCTCGACCGGCAGATCCGTCCCCGCGAAGCCGAGTGGACGGAGATCCGCAAGACCCACGGCCTGCGGTCGGGCTCGCTGAAGGAATTCGTCGGCCTGTCGTTCGAATACGCCGACTACACCATGGGCCACGGCCGCACCGAGCCCGGTCCGCCGGCCCTCGTCTCGACGATCAAGCTCATGCAGGCGGGCTTCCACGACGTCATCGATACCGAGGCCATGTTCGCCAAGGCTTTCGCCGAGATGCAGGCGAAGCGCCTGCTGCCGCCCCGGTAA
- a CDS encoding MFS transporter: MVTAEGFGRLPEAEHGAQLRKAVIAATVGTTIEWYDFFIYGTAAGLVFGKLFFPNEDPLTATLAAFGTYFVGFVGRPIGAAIFGHYGDRIGRKATLIATLMCMGLATFAIALVPTYDSIGIWGAVILTILRVIQGIGVGGEWGGSVLISMEWARGHGNRGLVASWPQFGVPAGLFLSNLVILAFSAWAGDNFLSWGWRIPFLLSIILVGVGLWVRLGILETPVFQKLMSERKIEKAPIAEVIRRQPREILLSALLRMAEQAPFYIFTAFVFAYATRTLNMSRDFVLTAVLCASVLSFVTIPLSGHISDRIGRRKMYLIGAAVTGLFGFLYFGMIDTAYPSAVFIAIVLSLIPHDMMYGPQAALIAEAFTPRLRYSGASLGYQLASIIAGGPAPLIATALFAAYQSGYAIAIYIAACAVVSLISAALMPDYTGQDISAEYDGTQ, translated from the coding sequence ATGGTGACTGCGGAAGGGTTCGGCAGGCTTCCCGAAGCTGAGCACGGCGCGCAGCTGCGCAAGGCCGTGATCGCCGCCACGGTCGGCACGACCATCGAGTGGTACGACTTCTTCATCTACGGCACCGCCGCTGGTCTCGTCTTCGGCAAGCTCTTCTTTCCCAACGAGGATCCGCTGACGGCGACGCTCGCGGCCTTCGGCACCTATTTCGTGGGCTTCGTCGGCCGGCCGATCGGCGCCGCTATCTTCGGCCACTACGGCGATCGCATCGGGCGCAAGGCGACGCTGATCGCGACCCTGATGTGCATGGGTCTCGCCACCTTCGCCATCGCGCTGGTGCCGACCTACGACTCGATCGGCATCTGGGGTGCCGTCATCCTGACCATCCTTCGCGTGATCCAGGGCATCGGCGTCGGCGGCGAATGGGGCGGCTCGGTGCTGATCTCGATGGAGTGGGCACGCGGCCACGGCAATCGCGGACTGGTGGCCTCGTGGCCGCAGTTCGGTGTCCCCGCCGGACTGTTCCTCTCCAACCTCGTGATCCTCGCCTTCAGCGCCTGGGCCGGCGACAATTTCCTGAGCTGGGGCTGGCGCATTCCCTTCCTGCTGTCGATCATCCTGGTGGGGGTCGGCCTGTGGGTTCGGCTCGGCATTCTCGAGACGCCGGTGTTCCAGAAGCTGATGTCCGAACGCAAGATCGAGAAGGCGCCGATCGCCGAGGTGATCCGCCGGCAGCCGCGCGAGATCCTCCTGTCGGCGCTGCTGCGTATGGCGGAGCAGGCGCCGTTCTACATCTTCACCGCCTTCGTCTTCGCCTACGCGACCCGCACGCTCAACATGTCGCGCGACTTCGTCCTCACCGCCGTGCTGTGCGCCTCGGTGCTGTCGTTCGTGACCATTCCGCTTTCGGGCCATATCTCCGACCGCATCGGCCGGCGCAAGATGTACCTGATCGGTGCCGCGGTGACCGGCCTGTTCGGCTTCCTCTATTTCGGCATGATCGACACGGCCTACCCGTCGGCGGTGTTCATCGCCATCGTGCTGTCGCTGATCCCGCACGACATGATGTACGGTCCGCAGGCCGCGCTGATCGCCGAGGCCTTCACGCCGCGGCTGCGCTACAGCGGCGCATCGCTGGGCTACCAGCTCGCCTCGATCATCGCCGGCGGCCCGGCTCCCCTGATCGCGACCGCCTTGTTCGCCGCCTACCAATCGGGCTACGCCATCGCGATCTATATCGCGGCCTGCGCCGTCGTCAGCCTGATCTCCGCGGCGCTGATGCCGGACTACACCGGCCAGGACATCTCCGCCGAGTACGACGGCACGCAGTGA